A portion of the Oncorhynchus gorbuscha isolate QuinsamMale2020 ecotype Even-year linkage group LG19, OgorEven_v1.0, whole genome shotgun sequence genome contains these proteins:
- the LOC124005590 gene encoding numb-like protein isoform X3 has product MNKLRQSLRRKKPTYVPEASRPHQWQADEEAVRKGKCNFPVRYLGLVEVEESRGMHVCEEAVKKLKISGKKTVKAVLWVSADGLRVVDDKTKDLIVDQTIEKVSFCAPDRNYDKAFSYICRDGTTRRWICHCFMALKDSGERMSHAVGCAFAACLERKQRREKECGVTASFDASRTSFVREGSFRVTSSSQQGVERDDIMKQLQDKKKEPPCTIPAIPPGTSSPPEGEASPVGQGVEHAIPRRHAPIEQLVRQGSFRGFPALSGKNSPFKRQLSLRLNDLPSNLQRKTADFQSKNPVPEMDLSVCGEADNSINTLCSQINHSFTRPSEEHYSNPTPNGLPGCTVPPAIPPPPAPLQATSSWVQAEPPVQSPVHSGHRRTPSEAERWLEEVAQAVKAQQQNPNLPPPPIQPTPAIPGPPMSNAAMSVPPMSNPLMPGPPMSNPLMPGPPMSNPLMPGPPMSGVPITGASMPGTTMPGVPGSLPTSMQPFPLAFDATPAPVSLYNQPPLQPAFVPMQAYMPALANSMVYSNASVPVVGITPSQMVANVFCTAGGSTGGPSMGMCTGPKMGTLTGGHRHSFSGQPGGFPMPPFGAHPTVNGLPHNIPTSPATIMQNGTSSNSSSWPPEGAQQANPLPANAQEVDRFEAKWAALETKLQPKAAPNPFSNDLQKTFEIEL; this is encoded by the exons TACCTgggtctggtggaggtggaggaatcCAGAGGGATGCATGTGTGTGAGGAGGCTGTGAAAAAGCTCAAAATT AGTGGGAAGAAGACAGTGAAAGCAGTTCTGTGGGTGTCCGCAGACGGTCTCAGAGTGGTGGATGACAAAACCAAG GACCTCATCGTAGACCAGACCATTGAGAAGGTGTCCTTCTGCGCGCCCGACCGCAATTATGACAAGGCTTTCTCCTACATCTGCCGTGACGGCACCACGCGCCGCTGGATCTGCCACTGCTTCATGGCCCTGAAGGACTcg GGCGAGCGTATGAGCCACGCCGTGGGCTGTGCCTTCGCCGCCTGTCTGGAGAGGAAGCAGCGGCGCGAGAAGGAGTGCGGCGTCACAGCCTCGTTCGACGCCAGCCGCACCTCCTTCGTGCGCGAGGGCTCGTTCCGCGTGACGTCGTCCAGCCAGCAGGGTGTCGAGCGCGATGACATCATGAAGCAGCTGCAGGACAAGAAGAAAG AGCCCCCGTGTACCATCCCAGCCATCCCCCCTGGCACCTCCTCACCCCCTGAGGGCGAGGCCTCGCCCGTGGGGCAGGGGGTAGAGCACGCAATCCCGCGGCGCCACGCGCCCATTGAGCAGCTGGTGCGGCAGGGCTCCTTCCGGGGCTTCCCGGCCCTCAGCGGGAAGAACTCGCCGTTCAAGAGGCAGCTCTCGCTGCGCCTCAACGACCTGCCTTCCAACCTGCAGCGCAAGACCGCCGACTTCCAGAGCAAGAACCCAG tcCCAGAGAtggatctgtctgtgtgtggcgaGGCAGACAACAGCATCAACACTCTGTGCAGCCAGATCAACCATTCCTTCACCAGGCCCTCTGAGGAACACTACTCCAACCCCACCCCCAACGGCCTGCCAGGCTGCACTGTGCCCCCAGCCATCCCCCCTCCACCCGCCCCCCTGCAAG CCACGTCCTCCTGGGTGCAGGCGGAGCCCCCGGTCCAGTCCCCTGTCCACAGTGGACACAGGAGGACGCCCTCCGAGGCTGAGCGCTGGCTGGAGGAGGTGGCCCAGGCCGTCAAGGCCCAGCAACAGAACCCCAACCTGCCCCCGCCACCCATCCAGCCCACCCCTGCCATTCCAGGGCCACCCATGTCAAACGCAGCTATGTCTGTGCCACCTATGTCTAACCCACTAATGCCTGGCCCACCTATGTCTAACCCACTTATGCCTGGCCCACCTATGTCTAACCCACTTATGCCTGGCCCACCTATGTCAGGTGTGCCCATAACGGGGGCATCCATGCCGGGAACAACCATGCCAGGGGTGCCTGGCTCCCTGCCCACTTCCATGCAGCCGTTTCCCTTGGCGTTTGATGCCACTCCTGCGCCCGTGAGCCTGTATAACCAGCCACCCCTGCAGCCAGCGTTTGTACCCATGCAGGCCTACATGCCCGCCCTGGCCAACAGCATGGTGTACTCCAACGCCAGTGTGCCTGTGGTGGGCATCACGCCTTCCCAGATGGTGGCTAATGTCTTCTGCACGGCAGGCGGCTCTACCGGCGGGCCTTCCATGGGCATGTGCACAGGGCCCAAAATGGGCACGCTCACCGGCGGGCACCGCCACTCTTTCTCCGGCCAGCCGGGCGGGTTCCCTATGCCACCCTTCGGAGCTCATCCCACCGTCAACGGCCTCCCCCACAACATTCCCACCTCCCCCGCCACCATCATGCAGAACGGCACCAGCAGCAATAGCAGCAGCTGGCCACCGGAGGGCGCACAGCAGGCCAACCCGCTCCCAGCCAATGCCCAGGAGGTTGATCGCTTCGAGGCAAAGTGGGCCGCGCTGGAGACCAAATTGCAACCCAAGGCGGCGCCCAACCCTTTCTCCAATGACTTGCAAAAGACCTTTGAGATCGAGCTTTAA
- the LOC124005590 gene encoding numb-like protein isoform X1 — protein sequence MSLSAEMGEAIELSNREPQTPEMNKLRQSLRRKKPTYVPEASRPHQWQADEEAVRKGKCNFPVRYLGLVEVEESRGMHVCEEAVKKLKISGKKTVKAVLWVSADGLRVVDDKTKDLIVDQTIEKVSFCAPDRNYDKAFSYICRDGTTRRWICHCFMALKDSGERMSHAVGCAFAACLERKQRREKECGVTASFDASRTSFVREGSFRVTSSSQQGVERDDIMKQLQDKKKEPPCTIPAIPPGTSSPPEGEASPVGQGVEHAIPRRHAPIEQLVRQGSFRGFPALSGKNSPFKRQLSLRLNDLPSNLQRKTADFQSKNPVPEMDLSVCGEADNSINTLCSQINHSFTRPSEEHYSNPTPNGLPGCTVPPAIPPPPAPLQATSSWVQAEPPVQSPVHSGHRRTPSEAERWLEEVAQAVKAQQQNPNLPPPPIQPTPAIPGPPMSNAAMSVPPMSNPLMPGPPMSNPLMPGPPMSNPLMPGPPMSGVPITGASMPGTTMPGVPGSLPTSMQPFPLAFDATPAPVSLYNQPPLQPAFVPMQAYMPALANSMVYSNASVPVVGITPSQMVANVFCTAGGSTGGPSMGMCTGPKMGTLTGGHRHSFSGQPGGFPMPPFGAHPTVNGLPHNIPTSPATIMQNGTSSNSSSWPPEGAQQANPLPANAQEVDRFEAKWAALETKLQPKAAPNPFSNDLQKTFEIEL from the exons TACCTgggtctggtggaggtggaggaatcCAGAGGGATGCATGTGTGTGAGGAGGCTGTGAAAAAGCTCAAAATT AGTGGGAAGAAGACAGTGAAAGCAGTTCTGTGGGTGTCCGCAGACGGTCTCAGAGTGGTGGATGACAAAACCAAG GACCTCATCGTAGACCAGACCATTGAGAAGGTGTCCTTCTGCGCGCCCGACCGCAATTATGACAAGGCTTTCTCCTACATCTGCCGTGACGGCACCACGCGCCGCTGGATCTGCCACTGCTTCATGGCCCTGAAGGACTcg GGCGAGCGTATGAGCCACGCCGTGGGCTGTGCCTTCGCCGCCTGTCTGGAGAGGAAGCAGCGGCGCGAGAAGGAGTGCGGCGTCACAGCCTCGTTCGACGCCAGCCGCACCTCCTTCGTGCGCGAGGGCTCGTTCCGCGTGACGTCGTCCAGCCAGCAGGGTGTCGAGCGCGATGACATCATGAAGCAGCTGCAGGACAAGAAGAAAG AGCCCCCGTGTACCATCCCAGCCATCCCCCCTGGCACCTCCTCACCCCCTGAGGGCGAGGCCTCGCCCGTGGGGCAGGGGGTAGAGCACGCAATCCCGCGGCGCCACGCGCCCATTGAGCAGCTGGTGCGGCAGGGCTCCTTCCGGGGCTTCCCGGCCCTCAGCGGGAAGAACTCGCCGTTCAAGAGGCAGCTCTCGCTGCGCCTCAACGACCTGCCTTCCAACCTGCAGCGCAAGACCGCCGACTTCCAGAGCAAGAACCCAG tcCCAGAGAtggatctgtctgtgtgtggcgaGGCAGACAACAGCATCAACACTCTGTGCAGCCAGATCAACCATTCCTTCACCAGGCCCTCTGAGGAACACTACTCCAACCCCACCCCCAACGGCCTGCCAGGCTGCACTGTGCCCCCAGCCATCCCCCCTCCACCCGCCCCCCTGCAAG CCACGTCCTCCTGGGTGCAGGCGGAGCCCCCGGTCCAGTCCCCTGTCCACAGTGGACACAGGAGGACGCCCTCCGAGGCTGAGCGCTGGCTGGAGGAGGTGGCCCAGGCCGTCAAGGCCCAGCAACAGAACCCCAACCTGCCCCCGCCACCCATCCAGCCCACCCCTGCCATTCCAGGGCCACCCATGTCAAACGCAGCTATGTCTGTGCCACCTATGTCTAACCCACTAATGCCTGGCCCACCTATGTCTAACCCACTTATGCCTGGCCCACCTATGTCTAACCCACTTATGCCTGGCCCACCTATGTCAGGTGTGCCCATAACGGGGGCATCCATGCCGGGAACAACCATGCCAGGGGTGCCTGGCTCCCTGCCCACTTCCATGCAGCCGTTTCCCTTGGCGTTTGATGCCACTCCTGCGCCCGTGAGCCTGTATAACCAGCCACCCCTGCAGCCAGCGTTTGTACCCATGCAGGCCTACATGCCCGCCCTGGCCAACAGCATGGTGTACTCCAACGCCAGTGTGCCTGTGGTGGGCATCACGCCTTCCCAGATGGTGGCTAATGTCTTCTGCACGGCAGGCGGCTCTACCGGCGGGCCTTCCATGGGCATGTGCACAGGGCCCAAAATGGGCACGCTCACCGGCGGGCACCGCCACTCTTTCTCCGGCCAGCCGGGCGGGTTCCCTATGCCACCCTTCGGAGCTCATCCCACCGTCAACGGCCTCCCCCACAACATTCCCACCTCCCCCGCCACCATCATGCAGAACGGCACCAGCAGCAATAGCAGCAGCTGGCCACCGGAGGGCGCACAGCAGGCCAACCCGCTCCCAGCCAATGCCCAGGAGGTTGATCGCTTCGAGGCAAAGTGGGCCGCGCTGGAGACCAAATTGCAACCCAAGGCGGCGCCCAACCCTTTCTCCAATGACTTGCAAAAGACCTTTGAGATCGAGCTTTAA
- the LOC124005590 gene encoding numb-like protein isoform X2, whose product MPKLGARPPRCPRCNREPQTPEMNKLRQSLRRKKPTYVPEASRPHQWQADEEAVRKGKCNFPVRYLGLVEVEESRGMHVCEEAVKKLKISGKKTVKAVLWVSADGLRVVDDKTKDLIVDQTIEKVSFCAPDRNYDKAFSYICRDGTTRRWICHCFMALKDSGERMSHAVGCAFAACLERKQRREKECGVTASFDASRTSFVREGSFRVTSSSQQGVERDDIMKQLQDKKKEPPCTIPAIPPGTSSPPEGEASPVGQGVEHAIPRRHAPIEQLVRQGSFRGFPALSGKNSPFKRQLSLRLNDLPSNLQRKTADFQSKNPVPEMDLSVCGEADNSINTLCSQINHSFTRPSEEHYSNPTPNGLPGCTVPPAIPPPPAPLQATSSWVQAEPPVQSPVHSGHRRTPSEAERWLEEVAQAVKAQQQNPNLPPPPIQPTPAIPGPPMSNAAMSVPPMSNPLMPGPPMSNPLMPGPPMSNPLMPGPPMSGVPITGASMPGTTMPGVPGSLPTSMQPFPLAFDATPAPVSLYNQPPLQPAFVPMQAYMPALANSMVYSNASVPVVGITPSQMVANVFCTAGGSTGGPSMGMCTGPKMGTLTGGHRHSFSGQPGGFPMPPFGAHPTVNGLPHNIPTSPATIMQNGTSSNSSSWPPEGAQQANPLPANAQEVDRFEAKWAALETKLQPKAAPNPFSNDLQKTFEIEL is encoded by the exons TACCTgggtctggtggaggtggaggaatcCAGAGGGATGCATGTGTGTGAGGAGGCTGTGAAAAAGCTCAAAATT AGTGGGAAGAAGACAGTGAAAGCAGTTCTGTGGGTGTCCGCAGACGGTCTCAGAGTGGTGGATGACAAAACCAAG GACCTCATCGTAGACCAGACCATTGAGAAGGTGTCCTTCTGCGCGCCCGACCGCAATTATGACAAGGCTTTCTCCTACATCTGCCGTGACGGCACCACGCGCCGCTGGATCTGCCACTGCTTCATGGCCCTGAAGGACTcg GGCGAGCGTATGAGCCACGCCGTGGGCTGTGCCTTCGCCGCCTGTCTGGAGAGGAAGCAGCGGCGCGAGAAGGAGTGCGGCGTCACAGCCTCGTTCGACGCCAGCCGCACCTCCTTCGTGCGCGAGGGCTCGTTCCGCGTGACGTCGTCCAGCCAGCAGGGTGTCGAGCGCGATGACATCATGAAGCAGCTGCAGGACAAGAAGAAAG AGCCCCCGTGTACCATCCCAGCCATCCCCCCTGGCACCTCCTCACCCCCTGAGGGCGAGGCCTCGCCCGTGGGGCAGGGGGTAGAGCACGCAATCCCGCGGCGCCACGCGCCCATTGAGCAGCTGGTGCGGCAGGGCTCCTTCCGGGGCTTCCCGGCCCTCAGCGGGAAGAACTCGCCGTTCAAGAGGCAGCTCTCGCTGCGCCTCAACGACCTGCCTTCCAACCTGCAGCGCAAGACCGCCGACTTCCAGAGCAAGAACCCAG tcCCAGAGAtggatctgtctgtgtgtggcgaGGCAGACAACAGCATCAACACTCTGTGCAGCCAGATCAACCATTCCTTCACCAGGCCCTCTGAGGAACACTACTCCAACCCCACCCCCAACGGCCTGCCAGGCTGCACTGTGCCCCCAGCCATCCCCCCTCCACCCGCCCCCCTGCAAG CCACGTCCTCCTGGGTGCAGGCGGAGCCCCCGGTCCAGTCCCCTGTCCACAGTGGACACAGGAGGACGCCCTCCGAGGCTGAGCGCTGGCTGGAGGAGGTGGCCCAGGCCGTCAAGGCCCAGCAACAGAACCCCAACCTGCCCCCGCCACCCATCCAGCCCACCCCTGCCATTCCAGGGCCACCCATGTCAAACGCAGCTATGTCTGTGCCACCTATGTCTAACCCACTAATGCCTGGCCCACCTATGTCTAACCCACTTATGCCTGGCCCACCTATGTCTAACCCACTTATGCCTGGCCCACCTATGTCAGGTGTGCCCATAACGGGGGCATCCATGCCGGGAACAACCATGCCAGGGGTGCCTGGCTCCCTGCCCACTTCCATGCAGCCGTTTCCCTTGGCGTTTGATGCCACTCCTGCGCCCGTGAGCCTGTATAACCAGCCACCCCTGCAGCCAGCGTTTGTACCCATGCAGGCCTACATGCCCGCCCTGGCCAACAGCATGGTGTACTCCAACGCCAGTGTGCCTGTGGTGGGCATCACGCCTTCCCAGATGGTGGCTAATGTCTTCTGCACGGCAGGCGGCTCTACCGGCGGGCCTTCCATGGGCATGTGCACAGGGCCCAAAATGGGCACGCTCACCGGCGGGCACCGCCACTCTTTCTCCGGCCAGCCGGGCGGGTTCCCTATGCCACCCTTCGGAGCTCATCCCACCGTCAACGGCCTCCCCCACAACATTCCCACCTCCCCCGCCACCATCATGCAGAACGGCACCAGCAGCAATAGCAGCAGCTGGCCACCGGAGGGCGCACAGCAGGCCAACCCGCTCCCAGCCAATGCCCAGGAGGTTGATCGCTTCGAGGCAAAGTGGGCCGCGCTGGAGACCAAATTGCAACCCAAGGCGGCGCCCAACCCTTTCTCCAATGACTTGCAAAAGACCTTTGAGATCGAGCTTTAA